Proteins from a genomic interval of Euleptes europaea isolate rEulEur1 chromosome 18, rEulEur1.hap1, whole genome shotgun sequence:
- the FIS1 gene encoding mitochondrial fission 1 protein, whose amino-acid sequence MESVLSEVVASEDLVRFEKKYNTEASAGDVSKGTTFEYAWCLVRSKYSGDIKKGVVLLEDLLPKGNKEEKRDYVFYLAVANYRLKEYEKALKYIRTLLKTEPTNTQALELEKLINKAMQKDGLVGMAIVGGMALGVAGLAGLIGLAVAKSKS is encoded by the exons AGGTTTGAGAAGAAGTACAACACCGAGGCCAGCGCCGGCGACGTCTCCAAAGGGACCACGTTTGAGTACGCCTGGTGCCTTGTCCGCAGCAAATACAGCGGGGACATCAAGAAGGGTGTCGTGCTCCTGGAAG ATCTGTTGCCAAAAGGGAACAAAGAAGAAAAGCGGGACTATGTCTTCTACCTCGCTGTTGCTAATTACCGGCTGAAG GAGTACGAGAAAGCTCTGAAGTACATCCGGACGCTGCTGAAGACGGAGCCGACCAACACGCAGGCCTTGGAACTGGAGAAGCTCATCAACAAGGCGATGCAGAAAG ACGGCCTGGTCGGCATGGCGATCGTCGGCGGCATGGCGCTGGGCGTGGCCGGGCTGGCCGGGCTGATCGGCTTGGCCGTCGCCAAGTCGAAATCGTAA